A window of Natrinema versiforme contains these coding sequences:
- the lrpA1 gene encoding HTH-type transcriptional regulator LrpA1 → MSTQATEDRILDVLEEDAQASYAEIAERANVSKPTVRKYINQLEDEGVIVGYSADVDPKKLSSQTIALVGIDVASERYVEATQALKSLDEVEALYSSSGDHMLMAEVRAEDGDALGETISEELLEIDGVTAAHPSFLQERLK, encoded by the coding sequence ATGAGTACGCAGGCGACGGAAGACCGAATTCTCGACGTTCTCGAGGAGGACGCACAGGCGTCCTACGCCGAGATCGCCGAGCGGGCGAACGTCTCGAAACCCACAGTTCGCAAGTACATCAATCAGCTCGAGGACGAGGGCGTCATCGTCGGCTATTCGGCCGACGTAGACCCGAAGAAGCTCTCGAGCCAGACGATTGCGCTGGTCGGGATCGACGTGGCCAGCGAGCGCTACGTCGAGGCGACGCAAGCGCTCAAGTCCCTCGACGAGGTCGAGGCGCTGTACAGTTCCAGCGGCGACCACATGCTAATGGCCGAAGTACGCGCCGAGGACGGCGACGCCCTCGGCGAGACCATCTCCGAAGAACTCCTCGAGATCGACGGGGTCACCGCGGCCCATCCCTCGTTCCTGCAGGAGCGACTGAAGTAA
- a CDS encoding outer membrane lipoprotein carrier protein LolA, with product MLASDRDPRSTLLTVALALVLLTAGCATLPSSGPTPDDLEREISDAEPPDDVAATVEVTRTVDGETTQYTEAVWLRSDGKSRIETSAGGTDTVIVDDGDERWHYDAGHDWATGLETDPNAMSYLEGLYAQQERYLESYEITTAEATTVDGRDTYRVTFDPPDNETIERSINILIEDTEYVIPLATSEGEPADRSVDRVKVWYDQETLFPVKHAIEGDGIALERTYRNLSIDGGIDDERFAFDPQAAGANGTHVETVEFPSIDTYDTLEAADAAVPFAVAEPPADTLPDAVELDSITSYEFPDENRTQVSLQYRTPDDETVSVTTSDGPRQFAVGGDAVAVGAATGTIAETDAGTELQWSCGERTYSVFADDAFDDGTAVMVGESLPTGC from the coding sequence ATGTTGGCCAGCGATCGCGACCCCCGATCCACCCTTCTCACCGTCGCGCTGGCGCTCGTCCTCCTGACCGCGGGCTGTGCCACGCTGCCGAGTAGCGGCCCGACCCCGGACGACCTCGAGCGAGAAATCAGCGACGCCGAGCCGCCGGACGATGTCGCCGCGACCGTCGAGGTTACCCGGACCGTGGACGGCGAGACGACTCAGTATACGGAAGCCGTCTGGCTCCGAAGTGACGGGAAGAGCCGAATCGAAACCAGCGCCGGCGGCACGGACACCGTCATCGTGGACGACGGCGACGAACGCTGGCACTACGACGCGGGCCACGACTGGGCGACCGGTCTCGAGACCGACCCGAACGCGATGTCGTACCTCGAGGGGCTGTACGCACAGCAAGAGCGCTACCTCGAGTCCTACGAGATCACGACGGCCGAAGCGACGACGGTCGACGGCCGCGACACCTACCGCGTGACGTTCGATCCGCCGGACAACGAGACGATCGAGCGATCGATCAATATCCTAATCGAGGACACCGAGTACGTCATTCCGCTGGCGACCAGCGAGGGCGAGCCCGCCGACCGCAGCGTCGACCGCGTCAAGGTCTGGTACGATCAGGAGACGCTGTTCCCGGTCAAACACGCGATCGAGGGCGACGGGATCGCCCTCGAGCGAACCTATCGAAACCTCTCGATCGACGGCGGGATCGACGACGAGCGCTTCGCGTTCGACCCACAGGCGGCGGGCGCGAACGGCACACACGTCGAGACGGTCGAATTCCCGTCGATCGACACCTACGATACCCTCGAGGCGGCCGACGCGGCCGTCCCGTTCGCGGTCGCCGAGCCGCCGGCAGATACGCTGCCCGACGCGGTCGAACTCGACTCGATCACGAGCTACGAGTTCCCCGACGAGAACCGGACGCAGGTCTCGCTCCAGTACCGAACGCCGGACGACGAGACGGTGTCGGTCACGACGAGCGACGGCCCGCGCCAGTTCGCGGTCGGCGGCGACGCGGTCGCGGTGGGGGCCGCGACGGGAACGATCGCCGAAACCGACGCGGGAACGGAGCTACAGTGGTCGTGCGGCGAGCGGACCTATTCGGTCTTCGCCGACGACGCGTTCGACGACGGCACGGCCGTGATGGTCGGCGAGTCGCTCCCGACTGGCTGCTAA
- a CDS encoding thiamine pyrophosphate-dependent enzyme — MSAFNAIGEEREIDRDEFTPGVEPQPTWCPGCGDFGVLKSLKQALPEIGKTPEEVLTVTGIGCSGKLNSYLDTYGFHTIHGRSLPVARAAKLANTDLEVIAAGGDGDGYGIGGNHFIHSARENHDMTYIVFNNEIFGLTKGQTSPTSPKGHKSKTQPSGSAKTPIRPLSQSLTAGASYIARTAAVNPNQAKEIIKEAIEHDGFAHIDFLTQCPTWNKDARQYVPYVDVQESDDYDFDVTNREEAAEMMRETEDVLNEGTVLTGRYYVDEDRPSYQAEKQAVGEMPDQPLAERYFDDDVEWERSYDLLERHT; from the coding sequence ATGAGTGCATTCAACGCTATCGGAGAGGAACGGGAGATCGACCGGGACGAGTTTACCCCCGGCGTCGAACCGCAGCCGACGTGGTGTCCGGGCTGTGGTGACTTCGGCGTTCTGAAGTCACTGAAACAGGCGCTGCCGGAGATCGGCAAGACGCCCGAAGAGGTGCTGACCGTCACCGGGATCGGCTGTTCCGGCAAGCTGAACAGCTACCTCGACACGTACGGCTTCCACACGATCCACGGCCGCTCGCTGCCCGTGGCTCGCGCCGCGAAGCTCGCCAATACCGACCTCGAGGTCATCGCCGCCGGCGGTGACGGCGACGGCTACGGGATCGGCGGCAACCACTTCATCCACTCGGCGCGGGAGAACCACGATATGACCTACATCGTGTTCAACAACGAGATCTTCGGCCTGACGAAGGGCCAGACCTCGCCGACCAGCCCGAAGGGCCACAAGTCCAAGACCCAGCCCTCGGGCAGCGCGAAGACGCCGATTCGGCCGCTGTCGCAGTCGCTGACTGCCGGCGCGAGCTATATCGCTCGCACCGCTGCGGTCAATCCGAATCAGGCAAAGGAGATCATCAAGGAGGCCATCGAACACGACGGCTTCGCTCACATCGACTTCCTGACCCAGTGTCCGACGTGGAACAAGGACGCCCGCCAGTACGTCCCCTACGTCGACGTTCAGGAGTCCGACGACTACGACTTCGACGTCACCAATCGCGAGGAAGCCGCCGAGATGATGCGCGAGACCGAAGACGTGCTCAACGAGGGCACCGTCCTGACCGGCCGCTACTACGTTGACGAGGACCGACCGTCCTACCAAGCGGAGAAGCAGGCCGTCGGCGAGATGCCCGACCAGCCGCTGGCGGAACGGTACTTCGACGACGACGTCGAGTGGGAGCGTAGCTACGACCTGCTCGAGCGCCACACGTAG
- a CDS encoding 2-oxoacid:acceptor oxidoreductase subunit alpha, whose amino-acid sequence MSSDELIWRIAGGSGDGIDSTSQNFAKALMRSGLDVFTHRHYPSRIRGGHTYVEIRAADREVQSRGDGYNFLLALGDSFARNPQEEAYYGNEEIKPLSENLDDLREGGIIVYDEGLVSEEDVEAINLEERAEANDWHVFPMDLRSLARDHGREVMRNTAGVGVTAALLEMDLEHIEDLMSDAMGGDILESNLEILHEAYDIVTEEYDFEHDLRVPEGSHETEQALLSGSNAIAYGAIDAGCRFIAGYPMTPWTDVFTILSQNFPDMGGVSEQVEDEIAAAALAVGASHAGVKAMSGSSGGGFALMSEPLGLAEMTETPLVLIEAMRAGPSTGMPTKPEQADLEHVLYTSQGDSQRVVFAPGNIEEAYEQTRLAFEIAWDYQIPAIIIYDQKLSGENTNVDVEFFDREPKPDLGSTLTEDELREAAHDNSGKFKRFNHEDAENGVSPRSLPGQKGGRYLATGNEHSPVGHISEDPDNRVAQMDRRLDKLESIRRELDEERESTQTYFGDETAEYGIITWGSSQGAVEEAIERLNENGHSVKGLSVSDMMPFPEQEVTEFLESVDEAMVVEMNATAQFRGLLQKELGRFGEKLTSLLKYNGNPFEPAEIVEGYEVNLADEDREPTAQVRIEPAAGD is encoded by the coding sequence ATGAGCAGCGACGAACTCATCTGGCGAATCGCGGGCGGTTCCGGAGACGGAATCGACTCGACGAGCCAGAACTTTGCCAAGGCGCTGATGCGCTCGGGGCTCGACGTATTTACACACCGCCACTATCCGTCGCGGATTCGGGGTGGCCACACCTACGTCGAGATCCGGGCCGCGGACCGCGAGGTACAGTCACGTGGCGACGGCTACAACTTCCTGCTCGCGCTGGGCGACTCCTTCGCTCGTAACCCACAGGAAGAAGCCTACTACGGAAACGAAGAGATCAAACCCCTCTCGGAGAACCTAGACGACCTCCGCGAGGGCGGGATCATCGTCTACGACGAGGGTCTCGTCAGCGAGGAAGACGTCGAAGCGATCAATCTCGAGGAACGTGCCGAAGCAAACGATTGGCACGTCTTCCCGATGGACCTTCGGTCGCTCGCCCGCGATCACGGCCGCGAGGTCATGCGAAACACCGCCGGTGTGGGTGTCACCGCGGCGCTGCTCGAGATGGATCTCGAGCACATCGAGGACCTGATGTCGGACGCCATGGGCGGGGACATCCTCGAGTCGAACCTCGAGATTCTCCACGAGGCCTACGATATCGTCACAGAGGAGTACGACTTCGAGCACGACCTTCGTGTCCCCGAAGGCTCCCACGAGACCGAGCAGGCGCTTCTGTCGGGCTCGAACGCGATCGCCTACGGCGCGATCGACGCCGGTTGTCGGTTCATCGCCGGCTACCCGATGACGCCGTGGACGGACGTGTTCACCATCCTCAGCCAGAACTTCCCCGACATGGGCGGCGTCTCCGAGCAGGTCGAAGACGAGATCGCCGCAGCCGCGCTCGCAGTGGGCGCGAGTCACGCCGGCGTCAAGGCCATGTCCGGGTCCTCGGGCGGCGGATTCGCCCTGATGAGCGAACCGCTCGGTCTCGCCGAGATGACCGAGACGCCGCTGGTCCTCATCGAGGCCATGCGCGCCGGTCCCTCGACCGGGATGCCGACCAAGCCCGAACAGGCCGACTTAGAGCACGTGCTCTACACGAGTCAGGGTGACTCCCAGCGCGTCGTCTTCGCGCCGGGCAACATCGAGGAGGCCTACGAACAGACCAGACTCGCCTTCGAGATCGCGTGGGACTACCAGATCCCGGCGATCATCATCTACGACCAGAAGCTCTCCGGGGAGAACACCAACGTCGACGTCGAGTTCTTCGACCGCGAGCCCAAGCCGGATCTGGGGTCGACGCTGACCGAGGACGAACTCCGAGAGGCCGCACACGACAACTCCGGGAAATTCAAGCGGTTCAACCACGAGGACGCCGAGAACGGCGTCAGCCCGCGGTCGCTGCCCGGCCAGAAGGGCGGTCGATACCTCGCGACCGGTAACGAGCACTCGCCCGTCGGTCACATCAGCGAGGACCCCGACAACCGCGTCGCCCAGATGGACCGTCGCCTCGATAAACTCGAGTCGATCCGTCGGGAACTCGACGAGGAACGCGAGTCCACGCAGACCTACTTCGGCGACGAGACGGCCGAGTACGGGATCATCACGTGGGGCTCGAGTCAGGGTGCCGTCGAGGAGGCCATCGAGCGACTCAACGAGAACGGCCACTCCGTCAAGGGGCTCAGCGTCTCCGATATGATGCCGTTCCCCGAGCAGGAGGTGACCGAATTCCTCGAGAGTGTCGACGAGGCGATGGTCGTCGAGATGAACGCCACCGCGCAGTTCCGCGGACTGCTCCAGAAGGAACTGGGTCGCTTCGGCGAGAAGCTGACCAGCCTGCTGAAGTACAACGGCAACCCCTTCGAGCCCGCCGAGATCGTCGAGGGCTACGAAGTCAACCTCGCCGACGAGGACCGCGAACCGACCGCACAGGTACGAATCGAACCCGCTGCAGGTGACTGA
- a CDS encoding PHP domain-containing protein, whose amino-acid sequence MRDFHVHSNYSDGDFLRGMVRAAEAAGLEGVGVADHCNVASRAGPESMRSLYGFNLDLTYERRRRGIERLREEFDLEIYDAVEMDYDPRDEDAIDAFLDEANFDYAIGSVHGIGGNNVQVASNFAAMSDAERDAVTDEYFETLIALAESELFDIAAHADLLERTPPLRGRATEAQYREVARAFADSRTVPEINAGRALTDAEIVHPSERFLTVLREHDVAVTVGTDSHHPSEIPDRADFLDDFVAETGLEPVVPDGLE is encoded by the coding sequence ATGCGCGATTTTCACGTCCACTCGAACTACTCGGACGGCGACTTTCTCAGGGGGATGGTGCGCGCCGCCGAGGCGGCCGGGCTCGAGGGCGTCGGCGTCGCCGACCACTGTAACGTGGCCTCGCGCGCGGGACCCGAATCGATGCGTAGCCTCTACGGCTTCAACCTCGATCTCACCTACGAGCGCCGGCGACGGGGGATCGAGCGGCTCCGCGAGGAGTTCGACCTCGAGATCTACGACGCGGTCGAGATGGACTACGATCCGCGCGACGAGGACGCGATCGATGCGTTTCTCGACGAGGCGAACTTCGACTACGCGATCGGGAGCGTCCACGGGATCGGCGGGAACAACGTCCAAGTCGCGTCGAACTTTGCGGCGATGTCCGACGCCGAGCGCGACGCGGTCACGGACGAGTACTTTGAGACGCTGATCGCGCTCGCCGAGTCCGAACTGTTCGATATCGCGGCTCACGCCGACCTGCTCGAGCGGACGCCGCCGTTGCGGGGGCGAGCGACGGAGGCGCAGTACCGGGAGGTGGCGCGGGCGTTCGCCGACTCCCGAACGGTTCCCGAGATCAACGCCGGCCGGGCGCTGACCGACGCCGAGATCGTCCACCCCTCCGAGCGATTTCTCACCGTCCTCCGCGAACACGACGTAGCCGTGACCGTCGGCACCGACTCCCACCACCCGAGCGAGATCCCCGACCGCGCCGACTTCCTCGACGACTTCGTCGCGGAGACCGGACTCGAGCCGGTCGTACCCGACGGCCTCGAGTAG
- a CDS encoding lactate utilization protein, whose amino-acid sequence MSQQKSDYVDDAEIDATLDELPTDEAVEEAVENLEENGFDVVVADSAEEALEAIQSQIPAGVSVMNGHSTTLEEIGFADYLSEGDHEWESLADEIWSIDDDAKRQAARRASQTADYFLGGINAIAQTGELVAADRSGSRIGAYPFAASNVVIVSGVNKIVPTLDDALERLESVAYPLENERAQEAYGVDSAIAKELIFRQELEEGRTTVVLVREQLGY is encoded by the coding sequence ATGTCACAGCAGAAATCCGATTACGTAGACGACGCCGAGATCGACGCGACGCTCGACGAACTCCCGACCGACGAGGCCGTCGAAGAGGCCGTCGAAAACCTCGAGGAAAACGGCTTCGATGTCGTCGTCGCCGACTCGGCCGAGGAAGCCCTCGAAGCGATCCAGTCACAGATCCCCGCCGGCGTGTCGGTGATGAACGGCCACTCCACGACGCTCGAGGAGATCGGCTTCGCCGACTACCTCTCCGAGGGCGACCACGAGTGGGAGAGTCTGGCCGACGAAATCTGGAGCATCGACGACGACGCGAAGCGCCAAGCCGCGCGGCGAGCGTCACAGACCGCCGACTACTTCCTCGGCGGCATCAACGCGATTGCCCAGACCGGCGAACTCGTCGCCGCCGACCGCTCCGGTAGTCGGATCGGCGCGTACCCCTTCGCCGCGAGCAACGTCGTCATCGTCAGCGGCGTCAACAAGATCGTCCCGACGCTCGACGACGCGCTCGAGCGCCTCGAGTCGGTGGCTTACCCCCTCGAGAACGAACGCGCACAGGAGGCCTACGGCGTCGATTCGGCCATCGCCAAGGAACTCATCTTCCGGCAGGAACTCGAGGAGGGGCGCACGACCGTCGTGCTCGTCCGCGAGCAGCTGGGGTACTAA
- a CDS encoding PAS domain S-box protein, which translates to MAGSPPDVTCEDIWDLFTEVDHPCTPVTATEVASKLDCPRHRARNTLTELTERGDLRSKQIDGATRVWWRSSGITAIDQQFDQEEFTAIVNAVEDYAIFMLDVDGTVVSWNNGAERIKGYEEAEIIGEHFSTFYTDEDINEGAPEQNLETAAREGKTEDEGWRVREDGSRFWANVTITAIRDEDDTLQGFTKVTRDMTERREYEQQLRQERNLTEQIFETVPVSLYTVNFDGNFIQANQRALERIDSDESELTEYAVDSWEIYDSEGEPIPLDEYPWARVVETGEPVYDYECQTDVPDGRRRWLSINAAPIRVDHHDTDRIVSAIDDITEQKEREQKLRREYKQTEKLLRTAPIAIAVQGTEGDTVMANERAQEALGLSEQEIIEEPSNADKWEIYDTNGELISPSETPSARALATGESVLHEEIIIDPPNGERMQFRLNATPLFGSDGTIERVITTGEDITELKKRERQLERQKTELETELSEVFDRVSDAFYALDNEWRFTHLNEQAAEILQRSRTELLDREIWEVLPEAPEVYREQFKKALETQETVTFERYIADIDSWLGFNVYPSETGLSIYFRDITERKEYQQKLEESNERLEQFAYAASHDLQEPLRMVSSYLKLLEQRYSDDLDEDAQEFIEFAVDGAERMSEMIEALLEYSRIETQGDPFHPIDLDAVLSDVRADLQLQITESNAEITAESLPRVEGDRSQLRQVFQNLLDNAIEYSGDEPPHVQITAERNGTMWEVSVHDNGIGIDSDDSDRVFEVFQRLHSHEEHSGTGIGLALCRRIVERHGGKIWVESSPNEGATFSFTVPATKAGRDNRVQ; encoded by the coding sequence ATGGCTGGGTCACCGCCGGATGTAACCTGTGAGGATATATGGGATCTTTTTACGGAAGTCGACCACCCGTGCACGCCAGTTACTGCCACTGAAGTCGCTTCCAAACTGGACTGTCCTCGGCACAGAGCGCGGAATACCTTAACAGAACTCACAGAACGAGGTGATCTGCGGTCGAAACAGATCGACGGCGCGACACGGGTCTGGTGGCGTTCCAGCGGCATTACAGCGATCGATCAGCAGTTCGACCAAGAGGAGTTCACTGCTATTGTCAATGCGGTTGAGGATTACGCCATCTTCATGCTGGATGTCGATGGCACCGTCGTTAGCTGGAACAACGGGGCAGAACGAATCAAGGGGTACGAGGAAGCAGAAATTATCGGCGAACACTTCTCTACGTTCTACACTGACGAGGACATCAATGAGGGGGCGCCCGAACAGAACCTTGAAACCGCAGCGCGAGAGGGAAAAACGGAGGATGAGGGTTGGCGCGTCCGCGAGGACGGCTCCCGGTTCTGGGCGAACGTCACCATCACCGCTATCCGCGATGAGGACGATACGCTTCAGGGGTTCACGAAGGTCACGCGTGATATGACGGAGCGGCGAGAATACGAACAACAATTGCGTCAGGAACGAAATCTCACAGAGCAGATTTTCGAAACCGTGCCAGTGAGTCTCTATACGGTCAATTTTGACGGTAACTTCATTCAAGCGAACCAGCGGGCGCTGGAGCGTATCGATAGCGATGAATCAGAACTTACGGAATACGCTGTCGATTCGTGGGAGATCTATGATAGTGAGGGCGAGCCGATTCCTCTCGACGAATATCCGTGGGCTCGAGTCGTCGAAACTGGTGAGCCCGTTTATGATTACGAGTGTCAAACTGACGTTCCGGACGGCCGTCGTCGATGGCTTTCGATCAATGCGGCTCCGATCCGAGTAGATCACCACGACACTGACCGAATCGTATCTGCTATTGACGATATCACCGAGCAGAAAGAGCGCGAGCAGAAACTTCGCCGCGAGTACAAGCAAACTGAGAAGTTGTTGCGTACGGCACCGATCGCAATCGCCGTTCAAGGTACCGAAGGCGATACTGTGATGGCAAACGAGAGGGCCCAAGAGGCGCTCGGGCTTTCCGAACAAGAAATCATCGAGGAGCCTTCCAATGCCGATAAGTGGGAAATCTATGATACGAACGGGGAGTTGATTTCCCCGTCTGAAACGCCATCAGCGCGCGCTCTGGCGACCGGCGAGTCAGTACTCCATGAAGAAATTATTATCGACCCACCGAACGGCGAACGGATGCAGTTCCGTCTCAATGCCACTCCCCTCTTCGGTTCTGATGGGACAATCGAACGCGTCATTACGACCGGTGAAGATATTACTGAACTCAAAAAGCGCGAACGACAACTCGAACGACAAAAGACGGAACTCGAAACTGAATTGAGTGAAGTTTTCGATCGGGTTTCCGACGCCTTCTATGCGCTTGATAACGAGTGGCGGTTCACTCACCTTAACGAGCAGGCTGCTGAGATCCTGCAACGATCTAGAACGGAGTTGCTTGATCGGGAGATTTGGGAAGTGTTACCTGAGGCACCCGAGGTCTATCGTGAGCAATTCAAGAAAGCACTGGAAACACAAGAGACGGTAACTTTCGAGAGGTATATCGCGGATATCGATAGCTGGTTAGGGTTCAACGTGTATCCGTCCGAAACCGGATTGTCGATATATTTCCGAGATATCACGGAACGAAAGGAGTACCAACAAAAACTCGAAGAGTCCAACGAACGCTTAGAACAGTTCGCCTACGCCGCTTCCCACGACCTGCAAGAGCCGTTACGAATGGTCTCTAGCTATTTGAAACTGCTTGAACAGCGGTACTCTGATGATCTCGATGAAGACGCTCAGGAGTTCATCGAGTTCGCTGTTGATGGTGCCGAACGGATGAGTGAGATGATCGAGGCATTGCTTGAATATTCGCGGATCGAGACACAGGGCGATCCGTTCCACCCGATCGACCTGGATGCAGTCCTATCGGACGTGCGTGCTGATCTCCAATTGCAGATTACGGAAAGCAACGCCGAAATCACGGCCGAATCACTCCCCCGCGTTGAGGGGGATCGCAGTCAATTGAGGCAGGTCTTTCAGAACCTGTTGGACAACGCAATCGAATACAGCGGCGACGAACCGCCTCACGTACAAATCACTGCTGAACGGAACGGTACGATGTGGGAAGTATCCGTTCACGATAACGGAATTGGAATCGATTCCGATGATAGCGATCGTGTTTTCGAGGTATTTCAGCGTCTTCACAGTCATGAGGAACATTCCGGAACGGGAATCGGACTTGCTCTCTGTCGCAGGATCGTCGAACGGCATGGCGGGAAGATCTGGGTCGAGTCGAGTCCGAATGAAGGAGCGACGTTCTCGTTTACAGTGCCGGCTACGAAAGCGGGCAGGGATAATCGGGTGCAGTAA
- the aroC gene encoding chorismate synthase — MNGNRFGRLFQVTTFGESHGEAMGCTVSGCPAGLELSEEDIQADLDRRKPGQSMITTSRGEPDDVSIKSGIQDGYTTGTPIGLVIQNKDARSGKYEPFITAPRPSHGDFTYSAKFGTRNWGGGGRSSARETVNWVAAGAIAKKILAREGIELKAHVNQICDIEAPDVSFEQITEHSEENDVRCAHPETAEAMQERIAEYQEEGDSIGGSIYFEAQGVPVGLGAPRFDSLSARLGQAMMAVPATTAFEFGLGTEAAEWTGKERNDDWEFDEDGDPTPVENDHGGIQGGISSGEPIYGEVTLHAPTSIPKSQQTADWETGELKEEKVIGRHDPVLPPRGVPVVEAMLALTLVDFMLLSGRINPDRVDDQPGEYDTDYHPSNPNNE, encoded by the coding sequence ATGAACGGCAACCGCTTCGGTCGCCTCTTTCAGGTGACCACGTTCGGCGAGAGCCACGGGGAGGCGATGGGCTGTACCGTCTCGGGCTGTCCCGCCGGCCTCGAACTCTCCGAAGAGGACATTCAGGCGGATCTCGACCGGCGAAAGCCGGGCCAGTCGATGATCACGACCAGCCGCGGCGAACCTGACGACGTCTCGATCAAATCGGGGATCCAGGACGGTTACACGACGGGGACGCCGATCGGGCTGGTCATCCAGAACAAGGACGCCCGCTCGGGCAAGTACGAGCCCTTCATCACCGCGCCGCGGCCGAGCCACGGCGACTTCACCTACTCGGCCAAATTCGGCACGCGCAACTGGGGCGGCGGCGGCCGCTCGTCGGCTCGCGAGACCGTCAACTGGGTCGCCGCGGGCGCGATCGCGAAAAAGATCCTCGCACGGGAGGGAATCGAACTCAAGGCTCACGTCAACCAGATCTGCGATATCGAGGCCCCCGACGTGAGCTTCGAACAGATCACGGAACACTCGGAGGAGAACGACGTCCGCTGTGCCCACCCCGAGACGGCCGAGGCGATGCAAGAGCGGATCGCGGAGTACCAGGAAGAGGGCGACTCCATCGGCGGGAGCATCTACTTCGAAGCGCAGGGTGTCCCCGTCGGCCTCGGCGCGCCCCGCTTCGACTCGCTGTCCGCGCGACTCGGACAGGCCATGATGGCGGTGCCGGCAACGACGGCCTTCGAGTTCGGCCTCGGAACCGAGGCGGCGGAGTGGACCGGCAAGGAGCGCAACGACGACTGGGAGTTCGACGAGGACGGCGATCCGACGCCCGTCGAGAACGACCACGGCGGGATTCAGGGCGGCATCTCGAGCGGCGAGCCGATCTACGGCGAAGTGACGCTGCACGCGCCGACCTCGATTCCCAAGTCCCAGCAGACCGCCGACTGGGAGACGGGGGAGCTCAAGGAGGAGAAGGTCATCGGCCGCCACGATCCCGTCCTCCCGCCCCGCGGCGTCCCCGTCGTCGAGGCGATGCTCGCGCTGACGCTGGTCGACTTCATGCTCCTCAGTGGCCGGATCAACCCCGACCGCGTCGACGACCAGCCCGGGGAATACGACACGGACTACCACCCGAGCAACCCGAACAACGAGTAG
- a CDS encoding MFS transporter: protein MRWQYRTTVLVLCLLAFFVTYFARMAISPVIPFIVADFDVSNAEIGLALTGMWLAYGLSQFPSGVLSDRYGEKPVILVAVGGTVIASVLLAFSPIFAAFVVLAVVLGLVAGLHYAVATTLLSRTYDELGRAVGIHSMGGPLAGLVAPVAAAWVGTRFGWRPALALTVAVGVPVFALFAWRIRPTEPRRPDQPMRDRFEVATLFDLVSRPAVAFTLAIAMLGTFIVQGLLTFLPTFFVQHRGYSATVAGTAFSAFFVVRTVGQFLLGDLSDRYGRDLAIGGSMFAGTIGLFGLVAAQSRVVVGVAVLLAGLGSSFFAALDPRFLDQFGDAERGAGFGLVRTCYTVVGSAGSVGVGLLADLFGWGPSFLVLGGLFAITVCSLAVNRAFGLGY, encoded by the coding sequence ATGCGCTGGCAGTACCGGACGACGGTGCTCGTGCTCTGTCTGCTCGCCTTCTTCGTCACCTACTTCGCGCGGATGGCGATCAGTCCGGTCATCCCGTTCATCGTCGCGGATTTCGATGTCTCGAACGCGGAAATCGGGCTCGCGCTGACAGGGATGTGGCTCGCCTACGGTCTCTCGCAGTTCCCGAGCGGCGTCCTCAGCGACCGGTACGGGGAGAAACCGGTCATTCTCGTCGCCGTCGGCGGCACCGTGATCGCGAGCGTCCTGCTGGCGTTCTCGCCGATCTTCGCCGCGTTCGTCGTGCTCGCAGTCGTCCTCGGCTTGGTCGCGGGGCTGCACTACGCCGTCGCGACGACGCTGCTCTCGCGGACGTACGACGAACTCGGCCGCGCGGTCGGAATTCACTCGATGGGCGGCCCGCTGGCCGGACTTGTTGCCCCCGTCGCGGCGGCGTGGGTTGGGACCCGGTTCGGCTGGCGGCCGGCGCTCGCGCTCACCGTCGCGGTCGGCGTTCCGGTCTTCGCGCTGTTCGCGTGGCGGATCCGACCGACCGAGCCACGGCGGCCGGACCAACCGATGCGCGACCGGTTCGAGGTCGCGACGCTGTTCGACCTCGTCTCGCGGCCCGCGGTCGCGTTCACGCTCGCGATCGCCATGCTCGGGACGTTCATCGTCCAGGGACTGCTTACGTTCCTCCCGACCTTCTTCGTCCAGCACCGCGGCTACTCGGCGACGGTTGCCGGGACGGCCTTCTCCGCGTTTTTCGTCGTGCGTACCGTCGGCCAGTTCCTGCTGGGCGACCTCTCCGACCGATACGGGCGCGACCTCGCGATCGGCGGCTCGATGTTCGCCGGGACGATCGGCCTCTTCGGACTGGTCGCCGCGCAATCGCGGGTCGTCGTCGGCGTCGCCGTCCTGCTGGCCGGCCTCGGCTCGAGTTTCTTCGCGGCGCTCGATCCGCGATTCCTCGACCAGTTCGGCGACGCCGAACGCGGTGCCGGCTTCGGGCTCGTCCGGACGTGTTACACCGTCGTCGGCTCCGCCGGCTCCGTCGGCGTCGGGCTGCTGGCCGACCTGTTCGGCTGGGGACCGTCGTTTCTCGTCCTCGGCGGACTGTTCGCGATTACCGTCTGCTCGCTCGCCGTAAACCGGGCGTTCGGTCTCGGCTACTGA